A genomic stretch from Trinickia violacea includes:
- a CDS encoding DUF1173 domain-containing protein, which yields MSEFRFDDVIVAHDAGDLQDYLRGAHHGPNRPLCLCVPQGVPMYVARLADRYLIKRMPDTGHQHSPDCASYEPPAELSGLGEVKGEAIRENVEDGTTTLRLDFSLSKTGGKAPPETQQSKSPDTVRSDGAKLTLRGTLHYLWEEAGLNRWVPAMAGKRSWAVVRRALTNAAHGKVTKNTSLADLLYVPEPFTLDEASALTQRRIARLGHLTVQSRVRKLMMVVAEAKEITTSRYGFKLVAKHLSDFPFMLNEELHTKLQKAFVRELALWDSIEDSHLVFLATFGLSAAGVANIEAMTVMVTTRNWIPFEHTLDKALIDDLTNGDRRFVKGLRYNLSSKKPLACAVLSDVRPQPVALYVLPPDTEPEYDAALQQLVNESAMTSWVWRTTDTMPALPPTSSVSSAGRTLPAPVETSAW from the coding sequence GTGTCTGAATTCCGCTTTGATGATGTGATCGTCGCGCACGATGCCGGCGATCTGCAGGACTATCTGCGCGGCGCGCACCACGGCCCGAATCGGCCCCTGTGCCTTTGCGTGCCACAGGGCGTGCCGATGTATGTGGCGCGCCTCGCCGACCGGTATCTGATCAAGCGCATGCCCGACACCGGGCACCAGCACTCACCTGACTGTGCGTCCTATGAGCCCCCTGCTGAGCTGTCCGGGTTGGGAGAAGTCAAAGGTGAGGCAATACGGGAGAACGTCGAAGACGGCACCACCACGTTACGGTTGGATTTCAGCCTGTCGAAGACGGGCGGCAAGGCGCCGCCCGAGACACAGCAATCAAAATCGCCCGACACGGTCCGCAGTGACGGCGCAAAGCTCACGTTGCGCGGCACGCTGCACTACCTGTGGGAGGAAGCGGGCCTGAACCGTTGGGTGCCCGCGATGGCGGGCAAGCGTAGCTGGGCTGTGGTGCGCCGCGCGCTAACGAACGCCGCGCACGGCAAGGTGACGAAGAACACATCGCTAGCCGACCTGCTGTACGTACCAGAGCCATTCACGCTCGATGAGGCGAGCGCGCTTACGCAGCGTCGCATTGCCCGCCTCGGGCATCTCACAGTGCAGTCGCGCGTGCGCAAGCTGATGATGGTCGTGGCTGAAGCGAAGGAAATCACGACTTCGCGCTACGGCTTCAAGCTCGTCGCCAAGCACCTGTCGGATTTCCCGTTCATGCTCAATGAGGAGCTGCACACGAAGCTGCAAAAGGCTTTCGTGCGCGAGCTCGCATTGTGGGACAGCATCGAGGACAGCCACTTGGTGTTTCTGGCGACCTTCGGTCTGTCCGCGGCGGGCGTCGCGAATATCGAGGCGATGACAGTGATGGTCACGACGCGCAACTGGATCCCATTCGAGCACACGCTCGACAAGGCGCTGATCGACGACCTGACGAATGGCGACCGACGCTTCGTAAAGGGCCTTCGCTACAACCTGTCCAGCAAAAAGCCGCTCGCTTGCGCCGTGCTCTCGGACGTGCGGCCACAGCCAGTCGCGCTGTACGTCTTGCCGCCCGACACTGAGCCGGAGTACGACGCAGCGCTGCAGCAACTCGTCAACGAGAGCGCGATGACGTCCTGGGTCTGGCGTACGACAGACACGATGCCCGCGTTGCCTCCGACGTCGTCGGTCTCGAGCGCGGGCCGCACGCTGCCGGCGCCGGTGGAGACCTCCGCATGGTAG
- a CDS encoding AAA family ATPase, translating to MATYHLSVKYGKKGQAGEHSRYVGREGHYAYIAREGQFEERDDLSLTESGNMPEWARHDPTVFWDAADQYEGANRKTYVELEVSLPRELNDAQRVELVREFVQNVLGDRHAYTWAIHNPPASDGLEQPHVHLMFTERQNDGIARDPKQFFKRYNREHPEKGGAEKDPYFRHPKFVREIREEWAITANHFMSRHGIEARIDHRSYMAQGIDLEPSRKVGIATYAAERVAMAEVLSENRARAYRNGERLLINPAIAVHALTATQSVFSRRDVEQFVFRNTDGEEQFRQVYARVMNSKEMLALKDLSREGEWFTSAELRAIEGRLVERARVMSHGSAGPAGGRAIREKLRASRDFNDGQDQAFVALTSDAQLVTVNGAAGTGKSYVLAAAREAFEADGVRVIGAALQGKTADDMERDAGIHSRTLHSLISALEKGAVQLDSRTVVFVDEAGMVGSRQLEKLLDFAQSAGARVRLVGDAWQLHAVDAGDAFRAVSREAAAAGQLASLTEIVRQAEAWQRDASAALAQHRIREAVEAYAAHERIHLHANRSQAQEWLLAQWHVDHLVRPDDKQILLAHTNAARQALNEQARRFLRASGELGADDHWVQAGERRIAVARGERIMFGQNDYVMGVKNGTLATVEQIGLPAAGATHPGAVLHVRLNDGRQLRVDTAQYPYLDYGYALTVHKSQGVTVNRAYVLATPGMPAELAYVAMTRHKQALLVAGGRDDFADQDALVRGLSRGENKSFSGEHVARDREKEHGARHTIAVRRATQFSNAPRPQPKERSLTQAVTQYVDAWIKDRESRRVVKQYPEDRERMKTTTGRDVGQSPQIVHLAGDKAMLQRRRRELNRLDTGIGRELRDAMRERLRDDRAWKALVQLSGPERAHMLIAEVDEARTKGRAIDPRVFERPGRDAPQTDFRTLSPSEKLERREQHRRQRFERAGVPLPESGKAHRLDRSRGGRGLGND from the coding sequence GTGGCCACGTATCACCTCTCCGTGAAGTATGGCAAGAAGGGCCAAGCTGGCGAGCACAGTCGCTATGTCGGCCGTGAAGGGCATTACGCCTACATCGCACGGGAGGGGCAGTTCGAGGAGCGCGATGACCTTTCGCTGACCGAAAGCGGCAACATGCCAGAGTGGGCGCGCCATGATCCGACTGTGTTCTGGGACGCCGCTGACCAGTACGAGGGGGCCAATCGCAAGACCTATGTCGAGCTCGAGGTGTCGCTGCCGCGTGAGCTCAACGATGCGCAGCGTGTCGAGCTCGTGCGAGAGTTCGTTCAAAACGTGCTGGGCGACCGGCACGCCTATACGTGGGCGATCCACAACCCGCCGGCGAGCGACGGGCTTGAGCAGCCGCACGTGCACCTCATGTTCACCGAGCGCCAGAATGACGGGATCGCCCGCGACCCGAAGCAGTTCTTCAAGCGCTACAACCGGGAGCATCCAGAGAAAGGCGGCGCAGAGAAGGATCCTTACTTCCGACACCCGAAGTTCGTCCGCGAGATCAGAGAGGAATGGGCGATCACGGCGAATCACTTTATGTCGCGTCACGGCATCGAGGCGCGGATTGATCATCGCAGCTATATGGCACAGGGCATCGATCTCGAGCCCTCTCGCAAAGTGGGCATTGCGACGTATGCGGCCGAGCGGGTCGCGATGGCCGAAGTGCTCTCCGAAAACCGCGCTCGAGCCTATCGCAATGGCGAGCGCCTTCTCATCAATCCGGCGATCGCCGTGCATGCGCTGACCGCGACGCAGTCGGTGTTTTCGCGGCGCGACGTCGAGCAATTCGTGTTTCGCAACACCGACGGCGAGGAGCAGTTCCGGCAGGTGTACGCGCGGGTCATGAACTCGAAGGAGATGCTCGCGCTCAAGGACCTGTCGCGCGAGGGCGAGTGGTTCACGTCGGCCGAACTGCGGGCGATCGAAGGTCGGCTCGTCGAGCGGGCTCGAGTCATGAGCCACGGTTCCGCTGGACCGGCGGGCGGGCGTGCTATTCGGGAAAAGCTGCGCGCCAGCCGCGACTTTAACGACGGACAGGATCAGGCATTTGTCGCGTTGACGAGCGACGCCCAGCTCGTGACCGTGAACGGTGCGGCCGGCACCGGCAAAAGCTATGTGCTGGCCGCTGCACGCGAAGCGTTCGAAGCCGACGGCGTGCGGGTGATCGGCGCCGCGCTGCAAGGCAAGACGGCTGACGACATGGAACGCGACGCCGGCATCCACAGTCGCACGTTGCACAGCTTGATCAGCGCTCTCGAAAAGGGCGCCGTTCAACTCGATAGCCGCACGGTGGTTTTTGTCGACGAAGCCGGGATGGTCGGCTCGCGTCAGCTCGAGAAACTGCTCGACTTTGCTCAGTCCGCGGGAGCGCGCGTCCGGCTTGTCGGCGACGCTTGGCAACTGCACGCGGTCGACGCCGGCGACGCATTCCGTGCGGTCTCACGCGAGGCCGCGGCGGCCGGTCAGCTCGCCAGTTTGACCGAGATCGTGCGCCAGGCCGAGGCGTGGCAGCGCGACGCCTCGGCGGCTCTCGCGCAACACAGGATTCGCGAAGCCGTGGAGGCCTACGCGGCCCATGAGCGCATCCACCTGCACGCCAACCGCAGCCAGGCGCAGGAGTGGCTGCTCGCGCAATGGCACGTCGATCACCTGGTTCGCCCGGACGACAAGCAGATCCTGCTCGCGCACACGAATGCCGCCCGACAGGCACTCAATGAGCAAGCCAGACGGTTTCTGCGCGCGAGCGGCGAGCTTGGTGCCGACGATCATTGGGTGCAGGCGGGCGAACGGCGCATTGCCGTCGCGCGGGGCGAGCGCATCATGTTCGGGCAGAACGACTATGTGATGGGCGTGAAAAACGGCACGCTGGCCACGGTCGAGCAGATCGGTCTGCCGGCAGCGGGAGCGACGCATCCTGGTGCCGTGCTGCATGTGCGCCTGAACGACGGGCGGCAGTTGCGCGTCGATACGGCGCAGTATCCATATCTCGACTACGGTTACGCGCTCACGGTCCACAAGAGTCAGGGGGTAACCGTCAATCGCGCTTACGTGCTGGCCACGCCTGGGATGCCAGCCGAGCTCGCCTACGTCGCGATGACTCGCCACAAACAAGCGCTGCTTGTCGCTGGCGGCCGCGACGATTTTGCGGACCAAGACGCACTGGTGCGAGGCCTCTCGCGCGGCGAAAACAAGAGTTTCAGCGGCGAGCATGTGGCACGTGACCGGGAGAAAGAACATGGCGCGCGGCATACGATCGCGGTGCGTCGCGCGACGCAATTCTCGAATGCGCCACGGCCACAGCCAAAAGAAAGGTCGCTTACCCAGGCGGTCACCCAGTACGTCGACGCATGGATCAAGGATCGCGAATCACGGCGGGTCGTGAAGCAGTATCCCGAAGACCGCGAACGCATGAAGACAACGACCGGTCGCGACGTTGGGCAGTCGCCGCAGATCGTTCATCTGGCTGGCGACAAGGCTATGCTGCAGCGGCGCCGGCGGGAACTCAATCGGCTCGATACGGGCATTGGTCGTGAACTTCGCGACGCGATGCGGGAACGTCTGCGTGACGACCGCGCATGGAAGGCACTGGTGCAGCTCAGCGGTCCGGAGCGCGCGCACATGTTGATTGCGGAAGTCGATGAAGCCCGCACGAAAGGCCGCGCGATTGATCCGCGCGTGTTCGAGCGGCCAGGCCGCGACGCTCCACAGACTGATTTCCGCACGCTCAGCCCCAGTGAAAAGCTTGAACGCCGTGAGCAGCATCGAAGACAACGCTTCGAGCGCGCGGGCGTTCCACTGCCTGAAAGCGGGAAAGCGCATCGCCTTGACAGAAGCCGTGGCGGCCGAGGTCTTGGTAACGATTGA
- a CDS encoding Crp/Fnr family transcriptional regulator — MHAREAGPRMSSAGPAPSRSSAGPAGLPRVDGFATWLDTFAELIKSSGSGKRLPLILQDLADRVLGFYERPTELFRTLAQINSNRQMRSERRCAVLAVMLCLIHHLDVVTLKVGIPTANGFVYHLTMKRIADRTGLTLRRVYRAMSDLRRAGLVTVTRQFRRRENGSTLNLPAVRTVSRLFFDVLGLGEAYDRERRRSHQRQQQKHAEYHKQARPTRRDQARWKLELARTLAGVSARSAGQHDKTSADPPDAAGFTPRE; from the coding sequence ATGCACGCACGCGAGGCGGGCCCGCGCATGTCCTCGGCCGGACCGGCGCCGTCGCGATCTAGTGCGGGCCCGGCTGGGTTGCCGCGTGTTGACGGTTTTGCGACATGGCTGGACACATTCGCCGAGCTGATCAAGTCGAGCGGCAGCGGCAAGCGGCTGCCGCTCATTCTCCAGGACCTGGCCGACCGCGTGCTCGGCTTTTACGAGCGACCGACCGAACTCTTCCGCACACTCGCGCAGATCAATAGCAATCGACAGATGCGCAGTGAACGGCGTTGCGCCGTGCTTGCGGTCATGCTTTGCCTCATCCATCACCTCGACGTCGTCACCTTAAAGGTCGGCATTCCGACAGCAAACGGCTTCGTTTATCACCTGACGATGAAGCGAATCGCCGATCGCACAGGCCTCACGCTCCGTCGCGTCTACCGGGCCATGTCCGACCTGCGGCGTGCGGGCCTGGTCACGGTCACCCGCCAGTTCCGACGGCGCGAAAATGGTTCGACGCTGAACTTGCCGGCCGTGCGCACCGTCTCGCGTTTGTTTTTCGATGTGCTCGGCCTGGGTGAAGCATATGATCGCGAGCGTCGTCGCTCGCACCAGCGCCAGCAGCAGAAGCATGCCGAATATCATAAGCAGGCGCGGCCGACCCGGCGTGACCAAGCGCGCTGGAAGCTCGAGCTCGCGCGCACGCTGGCGGGTGTCTCGGCGCGTAGCGCAGGGCAGCACGACAAGACGTCGGCGGACCCGCCCGACGCAGCAGGGTTCACGCCTCGCGAATAG
- a CDS encoding OmpA family protein produces MSPTTDKENATPNPSSSTEPVPSSPNEPADRIESHGKRIENLNNLASLAYKVAITAGTTVTFCYLFRIGFFPTGLTPGEVVFFVFVALAFGFLYVAFLLYGTLAWVWIVQTLGWAFRQCRFRDHIPASKWPNLRSRVKDQKRSGEPKRRCWIYAPVRAFRKRATRFANSKNTNLRAFRGAWFFCASAIVFAVTLLTILSLPSTAGARQAIQLAYTFLLAGFICLILVSAPSDSFNATAQSGMPPQSPMLLRWILVLTVPLVVVVALGWPMPLVYMVFERLGIRILNVSIEVPESELGALVRVADVIGRPLVDCHRTTDARLIVHGADVLWTGIGTTSLVSFSVFAPLNGGLLGPDPQVLKQALLRFDTSSLRIIKTRPPLNPCFDLPNDMLFETGEYELTPAAKGQLQTVATAILAAGNPERIVVRGHSDSRKITGQATGNIGDNQRLSELRANAVAEALKQLIKIPKLTVISEGAGSREPKAKCPTDSAGTRYEIEQCNAPNRRVEVKVTYSVESQTTKGQAGSIVK; encoded by the coding sequence ATGAGCCCAACGACTGATAAAGAAAATGCAACCCCCAATCCGTCGTCGTCAACTGAGCCCGTTCCCTCATCTCCGAATGAACCTGCAGACCGGATCGAATCGCATGGCAAGCGGATAGAGAACTTAAACAACTTGGCATCGCTTGCATATAAGGTGGCCATTACCGCCGGCACCACAGTCACGTTTTGCTACCTGTTCAGGATCGGTTTCTTTCCAACTGGATTGACCCCGGGTGAGGTCGTGTTCTTCGTGTTTGTGGCGCTCGCGTTTGGCTTTCTGTATGTCGCATTTCTGCTTTACGGTACCTTAGCATGGGTATGGATTGTTCAAACGCTCGGTTGGGCCTTCAGGCAGTGTCGCTTCCGCGACCACATTCCAGCTTCGAAGTGGCCGAATTTGCGTTCACGCGTAAAGGACCAGAAGCGCAGTGGGGAGCCAAAGCGTAGATGCTGGATCTACGCGCCAGTTCGCGCCTTTCGCAAACGAGCGACCCGTTTTGCTAACAGCAAGAACACAAACTTGCGTGCGTTTCGCGGCGCATGGTTCTTCTGCGCATCGGCAATCGTTTTCGCCGTAACGCTCCTAACCATTCTTTCACTTCCATCGACAGCCGGGGCCAGGCAGGCGATACAGCTTGCCTACACCTTTTTGCTAGCCGGATTTATTTGCCTAATATTGGTCAGCGCGCCGTCAGACTCGTTCAACGCAACTGCCCAAAGTGGCATGCCACCGCAGTCACCGATGTTGCTTCGTTGGATCCTGGTGCTTACCGTTCCGCTGGTCGTCGTAGTGGCCCTGGGCTGGCCCATGCCGCTCGTCTACATGGTCTTCGAACGATTGGGAATCCGGATTCTGAACGTCAGTATCGAGGTTCCAGAATCTGAACTCGGAGCACTCGTTAGGGTCGCGGACGTCATCGGCCGACCGCTCGTGGATTGTCATAGGACTACCGATGCGCGATTGATTGTGCACGGTGCCGATGTATTGTGGACCGGTATCGGCACTACATCGCTGGTCTCATTTTCAGTTTTCGCACCGTTGAACGGCGGCCTACTCGGTCCCGATCCGCAGGTGCTTAAACAGGCTTTGCTGCGATTCGATACCAGTTCGCTTCGCATCATCAAGACCCGCCCACCGCTGAACCCCTGTTTTGATCTCCCAAATGATATGCTGTTCGAGACAGGGGAATACGAGTTGACGCCAGCCGCCAAGGGGCAGCTCCAGACTGTTGCGACTGCCATTCTAGCTGCTGGCAACCCTGAGCGGATTGTAGTTCGTGGCCATAGTGACTCCAGGAAAATTACCGGTCAGGCGACAGGGAATATCGGGGATAATCAACGGCTCTCTGAACTTCGAGCGAATGCGGTTGCTGAGGCGCTAAAGCAATTGATCAAGATTCCTAAGTTAACAGTCATATCTGAAGGTGCCGGTAGTCGTGAACCCAAGGCAAAGTGTCCTACCGATTCTGCGGGAACTCGATACGAGATCGAACAGTGCAATGCACCCAACCGTCGGGTAGAGGTCAAAGTCACGTATTCGGTTGAGTCTCAGACGACTAAAGGGCAGGCAGGCTCAATCGTTAAGTAA